In Candidatus Anoxymicrobium japonicum, a single window of DNA contains:
- the rpe gene encoding ribulose-phosphate 3-epimerase, which produces MGEKVRLSPSILNADFSNLGAAIKAVEPFSDYIHMDVMDGHFVPNITFGPVVVEAVKRVTGVPIDAHLMIYNPPEWVETFAEAGADRISFHIRSCRDPESVLRATRALGVSPGLAISPEVPTFELKPFLGMIDFAIVMCVYPGFGGQKLMPEMLNRIGSIKRDASELGIHVEVEVDGGVNVRNLPAVLEAGADNVVVGSSIFSGGDIASDASEIKAILEGVRRSQRGIS; this is translated from the coding sequence ATGGGTGAAAAAGTAAGGCTGTCGCCATCTATTCTCAACGCGGACTTTTCTAATCTTGGCGCGGCGATCAAGGCTGTCGAGCCCTTTTCTGACTATATCCACATGGACGTAATGGACGGGCACTTTGTGCCAAACATAACTTTCGGCCCGGTGGTGGTTGAAGCGGTGAAACGCGTCACCGGAGTCCCGATCGACGCGCACCTGATGATTTACAATCCCCCGGAATGGGTCGAGACGTTCGCGGAGGCTGGAGCGGATCGCATATCTTTTCACATCCGGTCCTGTCGCGATCCTGAAAGTGTGCTGCGAGCGACAAGGGCGCTGGGAGTATCGCCCGGCCTCGCGATTAGCCCGGAAGTGCCTACTTTTGAGCTCAAGCCTTTTCTCGGGATGATTGATTTTGCCATCGTAATGTGCGTTTACCCCGGCTTTGGCGGACAGAAGCTCATGCCAGAGATGTTGAATCGAATCGGGTCGATCAAGCGCGACGCGTCCGAGTTGGGGATCCATGTCGAGGTCGAGGTCGATGGCGGCGTGAACGTCCGGAACCTGCCGGCGGTGCTGGAGGCCGGCGCCGACAATGTAGTAGTAGGCTCTTCGATATTCTCGGGGGGCGATATCGCTTCGGACGCATCCGAGATCAAAGCGATTCTGGAAGGCGTCAGGCGCTCTCAGCGCGGCATTTCGTAA
- the def gene encoding peptide deformylase, with protein MALKIRTFGDPVLREKSHRIEKIDSDVKELIREMSETLEESPGRIGLAAPQVGILKRLFIYDLGYGLRCLINPDIVCGEGEELSEEGCLSFPGVYVAVPRFEKVRIRCLTQRGQDIVIEAEGFGARILQHEYDHLEGILIVDRCDSEEKKRALKEYQELDIQRTFECG; from the coding sequence TTGGCGCTGAAGATTCGGACGTTTGGAGACCCTGTTCTTCGCGAAAAAAGTCACAGGATCGAGAAGATCGACTCTGATGTGAAGGAGTTGATCAGGGAGATGTCGGAGACATTGGAGGAGTCCCCCGGCAGGATCGGGCTCGCCGCGCCACAGGTCGGTATTCTCAAGCGGCTCTTTATTTACGACCTGGGTTACGGGCTCAGGTGCCTCATCAACCCGGATATCGTGTGTGGAGAAGGGGAGGAGTTGAGCGAGGAAGGTTGTCTGAGTTTTCCCGGAGTTTACGTGGCGGTGCCCAGGTTCGAGAAGGTAAGAATCAGGTGTCTCACACAGCGGGGGCAAGACATCGTTATCGAGGCCGAAGGGTTTGGCGCCAGAATCTTGCAGCATGAATATGATCACCTGGAAGGGATTTTGATAGTAGATCGGTGTGATAGCGAGGAGAAGAAACGGGCTCTGAAGGAGTACCAGGAGCTCGATATCCAAAGGACATTCGAATGTGGCTGA
- a CDS encoding methionyl-tRNA formyltransferase, with amino-acid sequence MKLLFFASHRFAIESLELLLASRHEVIAVVGRPDMPSGRGLDPAPTPAVEEALARGLKLMQPENLSRECFSAFVEALEWDAGIVVAYGGLIPQWLLETPRFGFINLHPSLLPRYRGAAPIQRAIMNGASITGVTTIRMNEVLDAGDILMHSEARIGEDDRTGTLRDRLARIGSRVLLATIDNVEDGNVTPVAQEEDKATYAAPVLPSEVRIDWNSSAEAIDRLVRAMDPAPGAFSYFRGRRVKIWDAHVTDVPPEDEPGTIINLGKEGFMVNTGTTGLQPVKLQPEGKNRMSAAEFSRGQRLLPSERFTSDPRA; translated from the coding sequence ATGAAACTCTTGTTTTTTGCCAGTCACAGGTTTGCTATAGAGTCACTGGAGCTCCTGCTGGCGAGCAGGCACGAAGTGATCGCCGTAGTCGGACGCCCGGACATGCCTTCCGGGCGCGGACTGGATCCGGCGCCTACTCCCGCCGTCGAAGAGGCGCTCGCGCGCGGGCTCAAACTCATGCAACCCGAGAACCTCTCGAGAGAGTGTTTCAGCGCGTTTGTCGAAGCCCTGGAATGGGACGCGGGCATAGTCGTCGCGTATGGGGGATTGATACCTCAATGGTTGCTCGAGACGCCACGGTTCGGTTTTATCAACTTGCACCCATCGCTCCTGCCGAGGTATCGCGGCGCGGCGCCGATTCAACGCGCGATAATGAACGGCGCCAGCATAACGGGCGTGACTACGATACGCATGAATGAGGTCCTGGACGCGGGTGACATACTTATGCACTCTGAGGCGCGGATTGGCGAAGATGATAGAACCGGAACGCTTCGGGACAGGCTTGCCCGCATAGGATCCCGGGTGTTGCTGGCCACGATTGACAACGTCGAGGACGGCAACGTGACGCCTGTTGCTCAAGAGGAGGACAAGGCAACGTACGCCGCGCCGGTACTTCCCTCAGAGGTCCGTATCGACTGGAACTCCTCGGCGGAGGCCATCGACAGGCTTGTCCGCGCGATGGATCCTGCGCCGGGAGCTTTTTCTTACTTCAGGGGAAGACGTGTGAAAATATGGGACGCCCATGTGACAGATGTGCCTCCGGAAGATGAGCCGGGAACGATAATAAACCTGGGCAAGGAAGGCTTCATGGTCAACACCGGGACAACTGGTTTGCAACCGGTAAAGCTTCAGCCGGAGGGCAAGAACCGCATGAGCGCCGCCGAGTTCTCGAGGGGCCAGCGTCTTCTTCCCTCGGAGCGATTCACCAGCGACCCGCGAGCCTGA
- a CDS encoding methionine adenosyltransferase yields the protein MAQETKLFTSESVTEGHPDKVADLISDAILDEIIGLDPKAHVACETMVTTGLVILSGEISTDAYVDIRKVVKQTISEIGYTRPELGFDFETCGMMISIDEQSADIKQGVDSSLEAREGTASDEVLDAQGAGDQGMMFGFACTETEELMPVPIILAHKLARRLTDVRKAGVVPYLRPDGKTQVTVEYDGYKPVGISTVVIAAQHDEGVDIVGRMLPDLSEHVLKPIIPEEWMAKKPRFLVNPTGSFVIGGPMGDTGVTGRKIIVDTYGGMARHGGGCFSGKDPSKVDRSASYAARYVAKNVVAAGLAERFEIQIAYVIGKAHPVSISCEAYGTEKIPIDRIEKLIRKHFDLRPAAIIRDLELLNPIYKSTAAYGHFGRNEEGFTWERTDKADMLKQEAGL from the coding sequence ATGGCGCAGGAAACGAAGCTTTTTACTTCCGAATCGGTGACGGAGGGACACCCTGATAAGGTGGCCGATTTGATAAGCGACGCCATTCTCGACGAGATAATCGGACTCGACCCAAAGGCTCACGTTGCCTGCGAAACGATGGTGACCACCGGTCTCGTTATTCTGTCGGGAGAGATTTCGACGGACGCGTACGTGGACATAAGGAAGGTTGTAAAGCAGACCATCAGCGAAATCGGGTACACGAGACCCGAGCTGGGCTTTGACTTCGAGACTTGCGGAATGATGATATCGATTGATGAGCAGTCCGCTGACATCAAGCAGGGCGTCGATTCCTCGCTCGAGGCGCGAGAGGGCACGGCATCGGATGAGGTGCTCGACGCGCAGGGCGCCGGTGACCAGGGCATGATGTTCGGGTTTGCGTGCACGGAGACAGAGGAGCTCATGCCTGTGCCCATAATCCTTGCGCACAAGCTCGCGCGAAGGCTCACGGATGTGCGCAAAGCGGGAGTCGTACCTTATTTGAGACCTGACGGCAAGACACAGGTCACCGTGGAGTACGACGGTTACAAGCCCGTTGGGATCAGCACGGTCGTCATAGCGGCTCAGCACGACGAGGGCGTCGATATCGTTGGCCGCATGTTGCCCGACCTCTCAGAGCACGTTCTCAAGCCGATCATTCCCGAGGAATGGATGGCGAAAAAGCCGCGCTTTCTGGTGAATCCTACCGGCAGCTTCGTGATCGGCGGCCCGATGGGTGATACAGGGGTGACCGGCAGGAAGATAATCGTGGACACGTACGGTGGCATGGCGCGTCACGGTGGAGGTTGCTTCTCGGGGAAGGATCCCTCAAAGGTGGACCGCTCGGCTTCTTACGCGGCGCGATACGTCGCCAAGAACGTTGTGGCCGCGGGGCTCGCCGAGAGATTTGAGATCCAGATCGCGTACGTCATTGGCAAGGCTCATCCCGTGTCGATATCCTGCGAGGCTTACGGAACTGAAAAGATACCTATCGACAGGATCGAGAAACTGATCCGCAAGCACTTCGACCTTCGTCCCGCCGCGATCATAAGAGACCTCGAGCTTCTTAATCCGATATACAAGAGCACCGCGGCATACGGTCACTTCGGCCGGAACGAGGAAGGTTTTACCTGGGAACGTACCGACAAGGCGGACATGCTCAAGCAGGAAGCCGGACTTTAA
- a CDS encoding glutamine synthetase, whose product MTGSQDKEHVIEAVREHDVKFIRLWFTDILGFLKSFAITRDELGEALESGMGFDGSSIEGFARIDESDMIAQPDPSTFVILPWRSSDHCAVARMFCDILEPDRKPHVGDPRNVLRRNLKKAQDMGYTFYVGPELEYYYFASSETPPVPLDRGGYFDMTPLDEASDMRIETVLMLEEMGVGVEYSHHEVGPSQHEIDLRYTDAMQMADNAMTYRLVVKEVAIKNGMHATFMPKPLNGQNGSGMHTHMSLFSGDRNAFFDPKDPYCLTGVARAFMAGLLKYVQEFCLVTNQFVNSYKRLVPGYEAPVYLSWAHRNRSDLIRIPTYKPGKENSTRVELRSPDPACNPYLAFAVMLAAGLKGIEDDLELREPTEGNVYEMSEDERKVLGIDSLPVDLGEAIHLAEESDFLRECLGDHVFHSLIADKKIEWNDYKAFVTEYELNGHLPVL is encoded by the coding sequence ATGACGGGAAGCCAGGATAAGGAACACGTGATTGAGGCCGTCCGCGAGCATGATGTGAAGTTCATAAGGTTATGGTTTACCGATATCCTGGGGTTTTTGAAGAGCTTCGCCATCACCAGGGATGAACTCGGGGAGGCCCTCGAAAGCGGCATGGGCTTTGACGGTTCGAGCATAGAGGGATTTGCCCGCATCGACGAGAGTGACATGATCGCGCAGCCGGATCCTTCTACCTTCGTTATATTGCCGTGGCGCTCGAGCGACCATTGCGCTGTCGCAAGGATGTTTTGTGACATTCTCGAGCCGGATCGGAAACCGCACGTCGGCGACCCCCGAAATGTGTTGCGCCGAAACCTGAAGAAAGCGCAGGACATGGGATACACCTTTTATGTCGGTCCGGAGCTCGAGTACTACTACTTCGCGAGTTCAGAGACGCCACCTGTGCCGCTCGACAGAGGTGGCTACTTTGACATGACGCCACTCGACGAAGCGAGTGATATGCGTATTGAAACCGTGCTCATGCTCGAGGAAATGGGGGTTGGCGTGGAGTACTCACATCACGAGGTCGGCCCGAGTCAACACGAGATAGACCTGAGATATACGGACGCCATGCAAATGGCTGACAACGCGATGACCTACAGACTCGTGGTCAAGGAGGTCGCTATAAAGAACGGTATGCATGCGACGTTTATGCCAAAACCTCTCAACGGCCAGAACGGCAGCGGCATGCATACCCACATGTCGCTGTTCAGTGGGGACAGGAACGCATTCTTTGACCCGAAGGATCCGTATTGTCTGACTGGTGTGGCCAGGGCATTCATGGCCGGCCTTTTGAAGTATGTTCAGGAGTTCTGCCTGGTTACAAACCAATTTGTGAACTCGTACAAGCGCCTTGTTCCCGGTTACGAGGCGCCTGTTTACCTGTCCTGGGCGCACCGCAACCGCTCTGACCTTATCAGGATTCCGACTTATAAGCCTGGCAAGGAAAATTCGACACGTGTCGAGCTTCGCTCGCCGGACCCGGCGTGCAACCCCTATCTGGCTTTCGCGGTCATGCTGGCGGCGGGCCTCAAGGGCATAGAGGATGATCTGGAGCTTCGCGAGCCGACAGAGGGCAACGTTTATGAGATGTCTGAGGACGAGCGCAAGGTTCTTGGCATTGATAGCCTTCCCGTTGATCTTGGAGAAGCGATACATCTTGCTGAGGAGAGCGACTTTTTAAGGGAGTGCCTGGGGGATCACGTGTTCCATTCGCTGATTGCGGATAAAAAGATCGAGTGGAATGATTACAAGGCGTTTGTCACGGAGTATGAACTCAACGGTCACCTGCCGGTACTGTAG
- a CDS encoding 16S rRNA (cytosine(967)-C(5))-methyltransferase RsmB, which translates to MEAIVPGGDARALALLTLIDYEKRDAYPGALLSSRLGRSRLDRRDKAFVVELVQGVLRMKSTLDWMLAGFSRRPIETLDPGVRWALRLSAYQIRFTSVPDYAAVDMTARATAEVIGRHAVGYVNAVMRAFLKGFEDVRYPDKSKDQAGYLEARYSHPEWIAEMWVRELGFDRAESVCAADNTSPPLSLRTNLFRVTRERLSASLREKGIEVAYGELTDECVNVKGSGPLSDLEEFKRGWFTVQDQGSQIVSHLLDPRGGMSVLDMCAAPGGKANHIAELMGNEGSVLALDSNGARLRMVGETAERLGNTCVSTMEIDAAVASDSIDRVFDRVLLDAPCSGLGTLARRPDARWRKQPGDIDRLASLQTKLLAQAARMVAPGGLLVYSTCTISQRENAGVVGEFMKNARGFVGETRLQLFPDTHRCDGMFAAVMRKNA; encoded by the coding sequence ATGGAGGCGATCGTGCCCGGTGGCGACGCGCGAGCGCTTGCGCTTCTAACATTGATCGATTATGAGAAACGAGACGCGTATCCCGGTGCGCTTCTTTCGTCGAGGCTCGGGCGTTCGCGCCTTGACAGACGCGATAAAGCGTTTGTGGTCGAACTCGTACAGGGCGTCCTCAGAATGAAGTCTACACTTGACTGGATGCTCGCGGGATTCTCGCGGCGGCCTATCGAGACACTGGATCCCGGCGTGCGGTGGGCATTGCGGTTGTCCGCTTATCAGATACGGTTTACGTCTGTGCCTGACTACGCCGCGGTTGACATGACAGCGCGGGCGACAGCCGAAGTGATTGGCCGTCACGCTGTTGGTTATGTGAACGCGGTAATGCGCGCTTTCTTGAAAGGTTTCGAGGATGTGCGATATCCGGACAAGAGCAAGGATCAGGCCGGTTATCTGGAGGCCCGCTACTCTCACCCTGAATGGATCGCGGAAATGTGGGTACGTGAACTGGGTTTTGACAGGGCCGAGTCGGTTTGCGCGGCGGACAACACAAGTCCACCGCTTTCCTTGCGGACAAACCTGTTTCGCGTCACGCGTGAGCGCTTGAGCGCCTCGCTTCGCGAAAAAGGCATTGAAGTGGCGTACGGAGAGTTGACAGACGAGTGCGTAAATGTAAAAGGCAGCGGCCCTTTGAGCGACCTGGAGGAGTTCAAGCGCGGATGGTTCACTGTTCAGGATCAGGGGTCGCAGATTGTAAGTCACCTGCTTGACCCCCGCGGCGGCATGAGTGTTCTCGATATGTGCGCGGCGCCTGGAGGAAAGGCCAACCACATAGCCGAACTCATGGGCAATGAAGGGTCGGTGCTTGCGCTGGATTCAAACGGGGCGAGGTTGCGCATGGTCGGCGAGACCGCGGAGCGCCTTGGCAACACCTGCGTCAGCACAATGGAAATTGACGCCGCCGTCGCGAGTGATTCGATAGACCGTGTCTTTGACCGTGTGCTTCTCGACGCTCCGTGCAGCGGACTCGGGACGCTGGCGAGGCGTCCGGACGCGCGCTGGCGCAAGCAACCGGGCGATATCGACAGGCTTGCGAGTCTACAGACAAAATTGCTGGCTCAGGCCGCCAGGATGGTAGCGCCCGGCGGCTTGCTGGTTTACTCGACGTGCACTATATCGCAACGTGAGAACGCCGGGGTGGTTGGCGAGTTTATGAAGAATGCGAGAGGCTTTGTGGGGGAGACACGCCTTCAGTTGTTCCCGGATACCCACAGATGTGACGGGATGTTCGCCGCGGTCATGCGCAAAAACGCATAA